In one Rhopalosiphum padi isolate XX-2018 chromosome 3, ASM2088224v1, whole genome shotgun sequence genomic region, the following are encoded:
- the LOC132925701 gene encoding uncharacterized protein LOC132925701 has product MSNDNSSPIFSPNMELSPVPDYAYEVQHDHQQGEMINMFNFETQSGDSGYNTQRYGIFSPLSHMEIEPQYVIGLYDDDEPLPVILSPDLVEFFLQPGGEHSSKPQQNILQQYFLSPDMFGPSQQYNISITAPGQNSESEGEISQSILAPQRNRRKLRPKESDEETWFNDSSIK; this is encoded by the exons atGTCCAATGATAATTCTTCTCCGATTTTTTCCCCAAACATGGAACTCTCACCTGTACCAGATTATGCGTATGAGGTACAGCACGATCATCAACAGGGTGAAatgattaatatgtttaattttgag acTCAATCCGGGGATAGCGGTTATAACACGCAACGATATGGGATTTTCTCCCCGTTGTCTCATATGGAAATAGAACCGCAATACGTCATCGGACTATATGATGATGATGAGCCGTTGCCAGTTATTCTATCACCTGATTTGGTAGAGTTTTTTTTACAACCTGGTGGCGAACATAGCTCGAAACCACAACAGAATATTTTGCAACAATATTTTCTGTCGCCGGATATGTTTGGGCCGTCTCAACAATATAACATTTCAATCACGGCTCCGGGACAGAATAGCGAGTCAGAAGGGGAAATTTCCCAAAGTATATTGGCCCCCCAGCGTAACCGTAGGAAATTACGTCCTAAAGAATCAGACGAAGAAACCTGGTTTAATGACAGTAGTATTAAATAG